The following are encoded together in the Deinococcus soli (ex Cha et al. 2016) genome:
- a CDS encoding chorismate-binding protein has product MLSPAEVLRRVRAAGLPGVVLLESLGPVVAYGARSFLSAAPVRVTHDLPARPAGDALFPAWLGGLKYEAARSFGLAAHAPRGEAMWWGEYPSGLVWDRVTGTLSVVGEPHLDWAALLGAPLPPEPTLSVGAFGADDVDYPAGVRAVQELIRAGEVYQVNLSRGVQAAAQGDPLAAYLRLREVNPSPFMAFADLGEEVVVSCSPERLVRWAGDDLSARPIAGTRRRGDTPAEDAAFEAELRASPKEVAEHTMLVDLVRHDLGRVAAPGSVTVPDLMLVERYSHVMHLVSEVQARARVGVTLRDVLAATFPGGTITGAPKERVMEVTRDLEPGPRGWYTGGLGIVSGPLVDVNILIRTAAFTRTEAGWTVEVRAGGGTVIDADPTREAQETVHKAQALLSVLAGVPGRPAQPPQPPVPGTPWAPPPATSHTGARVLLLDNRDSFTWNLAHDLLALGAQVDMRGQHERLDDLLGTLPDAVLIGPGPGTPDTSGVTLALTRSCLDRRIPLLGVCLGHQALGQVLGGRVERARPVHGRPEYARHRGTDLFQGVPQDAPFGRYHSLVVRGLPAGLVTATSQDGEVMALAVPGQPAWGVQFHPESVLSPAGRTLLGNWLRLSQEWPQP; this is encoded by the coding sequence ATGCTCAGTCCGGCGGAGGTGCTGCGGCGGGTGCGCGCGGCGGGCCTGCCGGGCGTGGTGCTGCTGGAGTCGCTGGGGCCGGTCGTGGCGTACGGGGCGCGGTCGTTCCTGAGTGCCGCGCCCGTGCGGGTCACGCACGATCTGCCTGCGCGGCCTGCGGGCGACGCACTGTTCCCGGCGTGGCTGGGCGGCCTGAAGTACGAGGCGGCCCGGAGCTTCGGGCTGGCCGCTCACGCGCCCCGAGGCGAGGCGATGTGGTGGGGCGAGTACCCGTCGGGCCTCGTGTGGGACCGCGTGACGGGCACCCTGAGCGTGGTGGGCGAGCCGCATCTGGACTGGGCGGCGCTGCTGGGCGCGCCGCTGCCGCCGGAACCGACCCTGAGCGTGGGTGCGTTCGGCGCGGACGATGTGGATTACCCGGCGGGCGTGCGGGCTGTGCAGGAGCTGATCCGCGCGGGCGAGGTGTATCAGGTGAACCTCTCGCGCGGCGTGCAGGCGGCCGCGCAGGGCGACCCGCTGGCCGCGTACCTGCGCCTGCGGGAGGTGAACCCCAGTCCGTTCATGGCCTTCGCGGACCTGGGGGAGGAGGTCGTGGTGTCGTGCAGTCCGGAGCGGCTGGTCCGCTGGGCCGGGGACGACCTGAGTGCTCGGCCCATCGCCGGGACCCGCCGCCGCGGCGACACGCCCGCCGAGGACGCGGCGTTCGAAGCGGAACTGCGCGCCAGCCCGAAGGAGGTCGCGGAGCACACCATGCTGGTGGACCTCGTGCGGCACGACCTGGGCCGTGTGGCCGCGCCGGGCAGCGTGACCGTGCCGGACCTGATGCTCGTCGAGCGGTACAGCCACGTGATGCACCTCGTGTCCGAGGTCCAGGCCCGGGCGCGGGTCGGCGTGACGCTGCGGGACGTGCTGGCCGCCACCTTCCCCGGCGGGACGATCACCGGCGCGCCGAAGGAACGCGTGATGGAGGTCACCCGCGACCTGGAACCCGGCCCGCGCGGCTGGTATACCGGCGGGCTGGGCATCGTGAGCGGGCCGCTGGTGGACGTGAACATCCTGATCCGCACCGCGGCCTTCACCCGCACGGAGGCCGGCTGGACGGTGGAGGTCCGCGCGGGCGGCGGCACCGTCATCGACGCCGACCCCACCCGCGAGGCTCAGGAGACCGTACACAAGGCCCAGGCGCTCCTGAGCGTCCTGGCGGGCGTCCCGGGCCGCCCCGCGCAGCCGCCGCAACCCCCGGTGCCCGGCACGCCCTGGGCGCCACCGCCCGCCACGTCCCACACGGGCGCGCGGGTGCTGCTGCTGGACAACCGCGATTCGTTCACGTGGAACCTCGCGCACGACCTGCTCGCGCTGGGCGCACAGGTGGACATGCGCGGGCAGCACGAGCGCCTGGACGACCTGCTCGGCACGCTGCCCGACGCCGTGCTCATCGGCCCCGGCCCCGGCACGCCCGACACCAGCGGCGTCACCCTGGCCCTGACCCGCTCGTGCCTGGACCGGCGCATCCCGCTGCTGGGCGTGTGCCTGGGGCATCAGGCGCTCGGGCAGGTGCTCGGCGGGCGGGTGGAACGCGCACGTCCCGTCCACGGCCGCCCCGAGTACGCCCGGCACCGCGGCACCGACCTGTTCCAGGGTGTCCCTCAGGACGCGCCGTTCGGCCGCTACCACTCGCTGGTCGTGCGCGGCCTGCCCGCCGGGCTGGTCACCGCGACCAGCCAGGACGGCGAGGTCATGGCCCTGGCCGTCCCCGGGCAGCCCGCGTGGGGCGTGCAGTTCCACCCGGAAAGCGTCCTGAGTCCCGCCGGACGCACCCTGCTGGGCAACTGGCTGCGCCTGAGCCAGGAATGGCCGCAGCCGTGA
- a CDS encoding GNAT family N-acetyltransferase, translating into MTSFTVRRLDPDDAAALVQVAQHETDFTGEPPSPPLTPDAAHAYLSDPGVWHWHAEDAGGNPVGFLMAYVHRRRHGEPLDVMFEEIGVRRSWRRRGVGRALVDALHAQMREQGIGSVWVAVDGEEARAFYEACGYELDELQGVILSRDVQTDTPA; encoded by the coding sequence GCCTGGACCCGGATGACGCCGCCGCCCTGGTGCAGGTCGCGCAGCACGAGACCGACTTCACGGGCGAGCCGCCCAGCCCACCCCTGACCCCGGATGCCGCCCACGCGTACCTGAGCGACCCGGGCGTCTGGCACTGGCACGCCGAGGACGCGGGCGGCAACCCGGTGGGCTTCCTGATGGCGTACGTGCACCGCCGCCGTCACGGCGAGCCGCTGGACGTGATGTTCGAGGAGATCGGCGTGCGCCGGTCCTGGCGGCGGCGGGGCGTGGGCCGCGCCCTGGTGGACGCCCTGCACGCCCAGATGCGCGAGCAGGGCATCGGCAGCGTGTGGGTCGCGGTGGACGGTGAGGAGGCGCGGGCATTCTACGAGGCCTGCGGGTACGAACTCGACGAGTTGCAGGGCGTGATCCTCAGCCGGGATGTGCAGACCGACACACCCGCCTGA
- a CDS encoding aminotransferase class IV, giving the protein MAAAVTEIPAAWNDPAWLHGATAFTTVRTRYGQPLLWAAHLKRLRATCAFLGLPHPDPAPPPLEAHPWGLLRVTVTPHGTLHMHRPLTPGPRPDQGVTVRVTDLQIHPQLGAHKTGNYLPYRLAATQAHPHFEGWLQDARGHVVDGSRTSPLLEIGGALVVPEGGLPSVTRAAYLMGRTHDTRPIHTRDLGHVTRAWLCGSGTGLVPIRRIDGHTDDLPVHWPAPGDAVFGWPEEV; this is encoded by the coding sequence ATGGCCGCAGCCGTGACAGAAATACCCGCCGCCTGGAACGACCCCGCGTGGCTGCACGGCGCGACCGCCTTCACCACCGTCCGCACCCGATACGGGCAGCCGCTGCTGTGGGCCGCGCACCTGAAGCGGCTGAGGGCCACCTGCGCGTTCCTGGGTCTCCCCCACCCGGACCCCGCTCCACCCCCGCTGGAGGCGCACCCCTGGGGCCTGCTGCGCGTCACCGTCACGCCCCACGGCACCCTGCACATGCACCGGCCCCTCACGCCCGGCCCACGCCCGGATCAGGGGGTCACGGTACGCGTCACCGACTTGCAGATCCACCCGCAGCTCGGCGCGCACAAGACCGGGAACTACCTCCCGTACCGCCTCGCCGCCACGCAGGCCCACCCGCACTTCGAAGGCTGGCTGCAGGACGCGCGCGGGCACGTCGTGGACGGCAGCCGCACCTCCCCGCTGCTGGAGATCGGCGGGGCCCTCGTCGTGCCCGAAGGGGGCCTCCCGTCCGTCACCCGCGCCGCGTACCTGATGGGCCGCACGCACGACACGCGGCCCATCCACACCCGCGACCTCGGCCACGTCACCCGCGCGTGGCTGTGCGGCAGCGGCACCGGTCTCGTCCCGATCCGCCGCATCGACGGCCACACGGACGACCTCCCTGTCCACTGGCCCGCGCCCGGCGATGCCGTCTTCGGCTGGCCGGAAGAGGTCTGA